Part of the Rhizophagus irregularis chromosome 11, complete sequence genome, tttacTTACGCAAACTAATACGCAAACTAAGGTCAGTATGCTATATATTGTACTTCATTTGAATAATACCCACAAACTCGAAACACACTTATATTAAATTgcatatttgtattatatattatttttaatagatacaagatgtttaattatatattcatgattatactaaaaaaaaaatttacactaaAAGAATAGTTATTATGacaaaattcattatttaaatttctccTACACCAGAACCCTCATAACTTCTGTAATGATCcatattgttataattattattataataattagatCCATACCCTTCCATCATTCCTCTTTGTTGTATTATCCCTTGTTTATTTTgaacattataatatttatcataaaattcttcaGGCATTCTTCCACCATTTCTTGCCTTATAATTTGCTAAAGCCTGAGCACGTCTTTTCAGTTTTTCTgctttaattctattattttcttGTTCCTCATAAGCTAATTCATCACTTGTAGAAGAGATcaataatttagtaataacCTCGGAGAACCATCCTGCCATACCACCAACAAGGATTCCAATTAAAGCTGCTGACGTCAAAAACATATATAATggataaaaataagaatttatcTTTTGTGTAATAGTATAAGGTGTTAGAATAAATACGTTATATAAAATTCCTAATATCCAAAATACCGGACTTAAGACATAAAGAATGAATGTCcatatatatgatattaaagtgtaaattatattatagacaAGAATAAATGGAAGTAATAATGACTTTAAATTTTCGGTGTTTATTTGATCCGAATTATTATTCTCGGCTTCTTCTATTAACGGAGGTGATACTTTTTTTGATGGTGGTAAATGTTCAGTGTCAGCGTTAACTTGAGTTATGATACAGAGAGTGAATGATAAGGTTATAATGCAAAGTACAAAACAAATCTTTCCGgtcatcttttttaattgtttaaaaaaaaaaaattttttagaaagaagagattaattttttttcttcctcttaaaattgaatatttttttaaattaaaatgaatggggaaaacaattttaaaaaggttagtattaattaatatcgTAACAACCTTTATGCAACcttattatattgaaaatcacTAGGAAATCATATGTTTGTGATACGTAACTTTTCccacattatttaattacataaataattttgggagataaagctttttttattagtcaaatttttttattagtcaaATCGAGAAAATATAAAAGCAAAAGagtatccttttttttaaaaaaaacattacatcatgtagcGATTTCGTCATTTAATTAGTTATGTTTTTAgtatgacaattttttttgcccAACTCACGTCATGTGACTTAGATTATATCAATAGGACGCGCCGACGCGGCTCCATTTTTGAGGCTTTTTTGTGTTTTATCATTTTACCTTGttaattgtaataatgattttatattttaagctAAGAGTATTGTACTCTTTCCTCTtgtctataaaataaaaaataagccATTTTTTCAGTGGATTTTGCTGAAGAAAAAACTTTTGCTCAATATTATTACCataattatctaaataaatttttttttacttttaaatatgatatcatTAATTCAAGTTGGAAATTAtatatcaatcaaaaaatttcttcacaaaatggaatttttatatCCCCAGTTTTTGCAACTTCTTCTTATCAAGCTTGGTTTTTACATATTGAtcttgtaagttatttatatctatttggtttgaaaaaaatcaactattattgattatcataattaaataacaGTAATTAAGATTTCTTTGTTTGAATAGTCATATCAGGAAGCACATTGCTTGTCTCATTGTAATTGTGCTTTTTCGTGTTTCTTGTCCGTATCGGTTGTTCCGTATTCATCGACTTTATATTCAATAGTAGATGGTATAGAACAATCGGATGAAAATCAATGTAGAGTatcaattttctttcaaaCGGATTGCTTCGGAGAGGATCTTGCCGTAGAATCACAAATGGTTGAAGTTTCTAAACTACGGCATTTTggtgattatattttaatgtttataatttttcaaagtgatctttataataatttgtctttgttaaatcaaaaaaattatcaattttttttttctcaggtatctcttt contains:
- a CDS encoding uncharacterized protein (SECRETED:cutsite_VNA-DT; SECRETED:prob_0.8918); SECRETED:SignalP(1-26), whose translation is MTGKICFVLCIITLSFTLCIITQVNADTEHLPPSKKVSPPLIEEAENNNSDQINTENLKSLLLPFILVYNIIYTLISYIWTFILYVLSPVFWILGILYNVFILTPYTITQKINSYFYPLYMFLTSAALIGILVGGMAGWFSEVITKLLISSTSDELAYEEQENNRIKAEKLKRRAQALANYKARNGGRMPEEFYDKYYNVQNKQGIIQQRGMMEGYGSNYYNNNYNNMDHYRSYEGSGVGEI